The following coding sequences lie in one Phragmites australis chromosome 8, lpPhrAust1.1, whole genome shotgun sequence genomic window:
- the LOC133925911 gene encoding RING-H2 finger protein ATL39-like: protein MASPFGRAPTVTSPEHRPATKGTVIFSYTCVGLTGAVVISVLIIFCQYRVRGRAPVTAAGPGSNPDDGHVSVDIAKLPELSYTESARRSGGDAAQCSVCLGTVQVGEMVRRLPMCKHLYHVECIDMWLASHTTCPLCRADVEPKQGDEGQAAPAEPPLVLPE from the coding sequence ATGGCTTCTCCTTTCGGCCGAGCACCCACCGTAACATCACCAGAGCACCGCCCGGCGACGAAAGGAACGGTGATCTTCAGCTACACCTGCGTCGGCCTCACGGGCGCCGTTGTCATATCCGTCCTCATAATATTCTGCCAGTACCGCGTCCGCGGCCGAGCACCAGTCACCGCCGCCGGTCCAGGGAGCAATCCAGACGACGGCCATGTCAGCGTGGACATCGCCAAGCTGCCGGAGCTCTCGTACACCGAGTCCGCAAGACGGAGCGGCGGCGACGCGGCGCAGTGCTCTGTGTGCCTCGGCACGGTGCAGGTCGGCGAGATGGTGCGGCGGCTGCCCATGTGCAAGCACCTGTACCACGTGGAGTGCATCGACATGTGGCTGGCTTCGCACACGACGTGTCCTCTCTGCCGGGCGGACGTTGAGCCGAAACAGGGGGACGAAGGCCAGGCCGCGCCGGCGGAGCCGCCGCTGGTGCTGCCGGAGTAG